In Microbulbifer pacificus, the genomic stretch AGTATCTATAGCACTATTAGCAGCATCCTTCTTTTGGTTGAGATATCTAAATTCGCAAATTGAACGAAGAAAAGCCGCCGAAAAGAAACTAGAGTTTCAAATAGAACGCGAAGAGTCTGCAAACAAGAAAAAAAGCATTTTTTTGGCGACAATGAGCCACGAGATACGCACACGTGTTAGTGCAATCACAGGAATAATTGAACTTCTGTTAAATAGGGCGAGCACCACATCCGGTGATTACAATATGCTTTCCATTGCCCATGCATCATCAACAGATCTTGTCGATCTAATAGGAGATGTGATCGATATCAACAAGATTGATCAGAAAAAATTATCACTAAATGAAAGTCCGCATAGAATCGAAGACATTTTAAACCCCGTACTGAACTCTTTTGCAGTTAGTGCAGCCTCCAAATCGCTGAAGTATGAGGTACACAAATCACAACTACAAATAGAGAACTTTCTTGTCGACAGCGTTAGATTGAAACAGATATTATCAAATATACTAAGCAATTCAGTTAAATATACAAACAGCGGCAGCATAGATATTTACATAGACTACCATTCCATAGAGACCCCGAAGAATGTCCTCGAACTATCAATAATAGTCGAAGACACAGGGGTCGGAATACCGCATGAATTTTTGGGTTCTGAATCTTCTATTCTAGATAGCTCTTACTCAATGGCTCCAAATAGTTCCGGCTTAGGATTGGCTATCACAAATGAGCTATGTAAATTGATGAAAGGCCGGCTACACATCGAACGAATAGGTAAAAATGGTGGAACGCGAGCAAAAATTGACATACCACTAACTCCGTATATAAACGAGCATCCAGAAGAGAAATTTACACGATGCAAATTTAGAAACTCCCTCCCGAACAAAAGACAAGATGAGCTTTCTATACTCATCGTTGACGACCATCCTACAAATAGAATGATTTTGAGGGAACAGCTTTCCACACTTGGACACTCCGTTAGTGCAGCAAACTCCGGCGCCGAAGCAGTCCAAAATTGGGTACGGGGCAAGTTTGATCTGGTCATTACTGACTGCAACATGCCAAGTGGTGACGGCTATTTTCTTGCAGCACAGATGAGAGAGATCGAAGATCTATTGGGGCTTAACAACTGTCATATCATCGGATACACCGCCAATGCACTCAGCGATGAAGAGGGCCGTTGCCTTTCTAGCGGAATGAATCAAGTAATATTCAAACCAATCTCAATTGACGACCTTAATTCCTCAATTACTGTATCGCGGTTAACGAAGTACCCTATTCAGGCTATCGAAGATTCTGCGAACGCTGCACATATCGATCTTCAATTTGACGCATTCATGAAAAACGAAAAATTAGCGGAAATTTTTGGTCAATTAATAGAAACAAATGCCGCTGATATAAATGCTATCATACTGGAAGCCTCCAGCGGCAAATTACCTATGGTGCAAACACCTTCACTTTTACACAGAATTCGTGGCCCAGCCCAAATATTTGGCAATACCCCACTCGTTAACGCGTGTTTAGACTTTCAAAAAGTATGTGAAAATCGCCACTCGAAACATCACGAATTGCAAAAATCGATTGCAAGGCTATTAGTTGAAATAACTGCAATGGAGCTAAATTTAAAGTTAACGTTGCCGCCAGCAAGTAGTTCTCAACATAACGAAATCAGCAGCTTTTAGAATGAGCATCATTACCGTCAATTATATACATTTCAGCTAGAGACCCAGACTAGAAAATCATAAACTAAATCTGACCTAACTGAAAACTGCCTAAATTATTGGCGCTGTTAGGTCAGAAATTTTACGGCATCATCGCCACTACTTGAACTTGACTTTTTTAAACTATAGTTCTCAATGTAAGCACTCAACAAATCCGACCCAAGTCTGAAAGCCCTTCTGGTCACTACGCTCATAGGAAAACTCCCATTTATCCGTAAATGCTGGAGATTTTTCCGCAAACTATTCACCATAGAATCGAGGGCTGAGCACAGATTCAATTAGATTCTGCCTTTCTGTATCAACGAAAGAAGGGTGCTTGCACTAGTTTTACTACGAATACTCAGCAATATTTTATGATTTCGTCTTCGATTTTCCATCAAAATTTCAACCATGATAAGTCCACTTGAAAAGCGGGACCTTGTTAGCACATTGAAACCAGATGCTTCTATTTAAAGAAATAACTCACGATACGTAAATATACAAGCTGCAGAGCTTTCATAATTTCGATATCGATTTCTATTTGACCGACTCTAATCCCCCACAGTATAGGCTTTGAAAGTAGCAGCTGCTGATCAATCTATAAGTTAGCTTCCGGTATGTTTTTATGGTGAGTAGATTCGCATTCTTCTTTTTAACATTAACTGCTGTATTTGCAGGTCAGACATACATCTCTGGGCCATTTATACCAGAAGGAATGGCATATATACCCTCAGGAATTACTAAAATTGGAGAGGACTTTGATAGCGGGCCAAGGGTACATGTTCGGGAGTTTCTATTAGATTCACATCCGGTAACAGTGGGCGATTTCAAGAAATTTGCAAGCGCTACAGGTTATGCCACCCTTGCCGAAGTACGCGGCGGTGCAATGGTTTACGAAGATGAAACCGACACCTGGAAGTTTGTCGAGAATGCAAATTGGTTATGGCCTAGAGGGCCTGATAGGGAACGCGCCATAAGCAGCCACCCAGTTACACAGGTATCATGGTTCGATGCTGAAAAATATGCATCATGGGCTGGAAAGCGCTTACCTACAGAGTTTGAGTGGGAACACGCAGCTAGGAATGGAGAAAACTCTAGAAAGAAGTATTCATGGGGTGATAATTTCTTAGGATACTTCGGTAATTATCGAGGAAATACACGGCATCGAAAATATTTAGATAGTGGTAGGGGCGATGGATACCAT encodes the following:
- a CDS encoding response regulator, whose product is MKKKLDSGEIDLAVRIQNSEEAVNKVEGYIYAAVSPAFLARHEFRNLSELKKVAFLKGQYTKFQLERLYPHIDFIEVSSLMRGFYWVKSGALDALLSDETYSKYTIKQTRWKDGRLLQAEKLPIKRLRLLTKDSRLESEIERISQSERYISDANTVLARWNIYNSRINLSNEEHQWILNNPIVRVGAPRSIAPYGQISKQGEYEGIDNDILNIVRRETGLEFEYVEESDWGKGIEKLKLGKIDLLGASIPHKRDSDIIFGIPYSLGIPVILAKSGSPLKDSASSLRNPRIATSKTISELVHEDLPNAQFVYSKNWEKGFELLIRNQVDALVMLEPSANYYLNSSKDNDIQIVGAVGATPVHVSFSTTKNKRILLSILDKVISNLSEFELERLAFAWEPQTTEDRISRRTFIIVQAIAAVSIALLAASFFWLRYLNSQIERRKAAEKKLEFQIEREESANKKKSIFLATMSHEIRTRVSAITGIIELLLNRASTTSGDYNMLSIAHASSTDLVDLIGDVIDINKIDQKKLSLNESPHRIEDILNPVLNSFAVSAASKSLKYEVHKSQLQIENFLVDSVRLKQILSNILSNSVKYTNSGSIDIYIDYHSIETPKNVLELSIIVEDTGVGIPHEFLGSESSILDSSYSMAPNSSGLGLAITNELCKLMKGRLHIERIGKNGGTRAKIDIPLTPYINEHPEEKFTRCKFRNSLPNKRQDELSILIVDDHPTNRMILREQLSTLGHSVSAANSGAEAVQNWVRGKFDLVITDCNMPSGDGYFLAAQMREIEDLLGLNNCHIIGYTANALSDEEGRCLSSGMNQVIFKPISIDDLNSSITVSRLTKYPIQAIEDSANAAHIDLQFDAFMKNEKLAEIFGQLIETNAADINAIILEASSGKLPMVQTPSLLHRIRGPAQIFGNTPLVNACLDFQKVCENRHSKHHELQKSIARLLVEITAMELNLKLTLPPASSSQHNEISSF
- a CDS encoding formylglycine-generating enzyme family protein, with the translated sequence MVSRFAFFFLTLTAVFAGQTYISGPFIPEGMAYIPSGITKIGEDFDSGPRVHVREFLLDSHPVTVGDFKKFASATGYATLAEVRGGAMVYEDETDTWKFVENANWLWPRGPDRERAISSHPVTQVSWFDAEKYASWAGKRLPTEFEWEHAARNGENSRKKYSWGDNFLGYFGNYRGNTRHRKYLDSGRGDGYHYTSPVDAFTATSRGLLDMTGNVLEWTASNCTPGRSYGGLDCNRNSEIRKILKGGSFLCEREECRIAKSHSFPPESVYFHVGFRLAKDIDQ